In Candidatus Bathyarchaeia archaeon, one genomic interval encodes:
- a CDS encoding CTP synthase, translated as MVKYIFVTGGVLSSVGKGIVTSSVGKMLQFRGFSVTVIKIDPYVNVDAGTMNPYIHGEIFVTDDGGETDLDLGWYERFLDINLSKENNITTGQVYQAVIEKERRGDFLGKCVQIIPHITDEIKHRIRAVAKKSGADVVLTECGGTVGDIEGLPFLEAMRQMRLEEGYENTLYIHVALVPILDVTSEMKTKPLQHSVNELRRIGIQPDIIVSRCAKMITNEALEKIALFGTIPKEAVFCSYNVSTIYKVPLILDEQGMGDYICKRLGLAPKQINISEIERWRNFVNALENAKYSVKIALVGKYTGLIDSYVSMNEAFKHAGAACGTKVTIDFIEAEKFEKNPERINELKEYDGIFVPYGFGPRGTAGKMMAIKYARENNIPFLGICYGFQLAVVEFARNICGLKNANSTEIDEDTPHPVIDLMPEQYQTTYKGATMRLGAHKIIVKEGTLAHKLYGATEIYERHRHRYEVNPKYVEILEKHGLVFSGKSPDGKRMEILELPDKFFFFASQFHGEFKSRPGKPSPEYYGFVKACLERKLKRGGEI; from the coding sequence ATGGTTAAATATATTTTCGTTACTGGCGGAGTATTAAGCTCGGTAGGTAAGGGAATAGTCACATCATCTGTAGGAAAAATGCTTCAGTTTAGAGGTTTCTCAGTTACAGTAATTAAAATAGACCCGTACGTAAATGTTGACGCCGGAACCATGAACCCGTACATTCACGGCGAAATTTTTGTTACCGATGATGGAGGAGAGACAGACCTCGACTTAGGTTGGTATGAAAGGTTCCTTGACATCAATTTGTCGAAAGAAAATAATATTACAACAGGGCAAGTGTATCAGGCGGTCATTGAGAAGGAGAGGAGGGGGGACTTTCTCGGAAAATGCGTCCAAATAATACCGCATATAACCGATGAGATTAAGCATAGGATACGTGCGGTCGCAAAAAAGTCTGGAGCAGATGTCGTTCTTACAGAGTGCGGTGGAACCGTTGGCGACATAGAAGGGCTACCTTTCTTAGAGGCTATGAGGCAGATGCGCCTTGAGGAAGGCTATGAGAATACTCTTTACATACATGTTGCTCTGGTCCCCATACTCGACGTGACATCCGAGATGAAAACTAAGCCCCTTCAACACAGCGTAAACGAGCTGCGCAGAATAGGTATACAGCCCGACATAATAGTTTCTAGATGTGCAAAAATGATCACCAATGAAGCTCTTGAGAAAATAGCGTTGTTTGGAACAATACCTAAAGAAGCGGTGTTCTGCTCTTATAATGTATCAACCATCTATAAGGTTCCATTAATTTTGGATGAACAGGGGATGGGCGACTACATATGTAAGCGGCTCGGTCTTGCGCCAAAGCAGATCAATATAAGTGAGATAGAGAGATGGAGAAACTTTGTTAACGCCTTAGAGAACGCTAAATACAGCGTAAAAATAGCTCTTGTTGGCAAATACACAGGGCTAATTGATAGCTATGTTAGTATGAATGAGGCATTTAAGCATGCTGGTGCGGCCTGCGGCACCAAGGTTACGATAGATTTTATAGAAGCGGAGAAGTTTGAGAAGAACCCGGAGAGGATCAATGAACTTAAGGAGTACGATGGCATATTTGTTCCATACGGGTTTGGCCCTAGAGGGACAGCTGGTAAAATGATGGCGATCAAGTATGCGAGAGAGAACAATATTCCATTTCTAGGCATCTGTTACGGCTTTCAATTGGCTGTTGTCGAATTCGCGAGAAACATATGCGGATTAAAGAACGCAAACAGTACTGAAATAGATGAGGATACTCCCCATCCAGTAATAGATTTAATGCCTGAACAGTATCAGACAACTTATAAAGGAGCTACCATGCGCCTAGGGGCACATAAAATAATAGTTAAGGAGGGTACATTAGCCCATAAGCTTTATGGCGCAACGGAAATATACGAGAGACATAGGCATAGATACGAAGTCAACCCGAAATACGTAGAGATTTTAGAAAAGCATGGACTCGTCTTCTCCGGAAAGAGCCCAGATGGCAAGAGGATGGAGATTCTAGAACTGCCGGATAAATTCTTCTTTTTCGCGTCACAGTTCCACGGCGAATTTAAGAGTAGGCCTGGGAAGCCAAGTCCAGAATATTATGGTTTTGTTAAAGCATGTCTCGAAAGAAAACTTAAAAGAGGAGGCGAAATATAA
- a CDS encoding ATP-dependent 6-phosphofructokinase, with the protein MRVGVLTGGGDAPGLNAAIRAIVKKCEKYGFEVLGIRRGWAGMLEGDAIPLKYDNIKDIIGFGGTIIKTSRTNPLKYPDGIKRIAENFKKLGLDALIAIGGDDTLSVAKAISDAGLNVVGIPKTIDYDVPETEHTIGFDTAINEAMHQIENIKATADAHERVFIVEIMGRHAGWIALYSGLAAGADLILIPEEPFSVSDVVNFVKKKMESGQKSLVMVVAEGALIKDYRGPITKDVKVDQFGHVYLGGIGEFLAKEIEKALGIETRHVVPAHTIRGGSPTALDRIVSTRYGLAAVDLVKEGKFGLMVALKSGKITTVPLSEATGRTKQVDLELYNEAKVFFE; encoded by the coding sequence ATGAGAGTTGGGGTTCTAACGGGCGGTGGAGATGCACCGGGACTTAATGCCGCTATCAGAGCAATAGTGAAGAAATGTGAGAAATATGGCTTCGAAGTTTTAGGTATTAGACGCGGGTGGGCAGGCATGCTTGAGGGCGACGCGATACCGCTGAAATATGATAATATTAAGGATATCATTGGGTTTGGCGGCACAATAATTAAGACTTCGAGGACAAATCCTCTAAAGTATCCTGACGGGATAAAAAGGATAGCTGAAAACTTTAAAAAACTCGGCTTGGATGCATTAATAGCGATCGGCGGAGATGATACTTTAAGTGTCGCTAAAGCTATTAGTGACGCTGGATTAAACGTTGTCGGTATTCCTAAAACCATTGATTACGATGTGCCGGAAACCGAGCACACTATAGGCTTTGACACAGCCATTAATGAAGCCATGCATCAGATAGAGAACATTAAGGCTACGGCCGACGCTCATGAAAGAGTATTCATTGTTGAAATTATGGGTAGACATGCCGGATGGATTGCGCTATACTCTGGATTAGCTGCAGGGGCTGATCTCATATTGATACCGGAAGAACCGTTCAGCGTATCCGACGTAGTAAACTTTGTGAAGAAGAAGATGGAAAGTGGCCAAAAATCTCTAGTGATGGTTGTTGCTGAAGGCGCTTTAATCAAAGATTACAGAGGCCCAATAACTAAAGATGTTAAAGTCGACCAGTTTGGGCACGTTTATCTTGGAGGAATAGGGGAGTTTTTGGCAAAGGAGATTGAAAAAGCGTTAGGCATTGAAACAAGACATGTTGTTCCAGCTCACACGATTAGGGGAGGATCGCCGACGGCGCTTGACCGCATAGTATCTACAAGATACGGTCTAGCAGCGGTAGATTTAGTCAAGGAAGGAAAATTTGGTTTAATGGTCGCGCTCAAATCCGGAAAGATAACCACAGTCCCACTTTCAGAAGCGACCGGAAGAACCAAACAAGTAGACTTAGAACTATATAATGAGGCTAAAGTTTTCTTCGAATGA
- a CDS encoding sugar kinase: MPNLDIVGIGEVLIDFIATEPVSYIEASTFRKFFGGAPMNTLIGAVRLGLAVGAITVVGDDPFGYFLLKELERNGVDISRVKVKRDVRTTLAFVVNDPETGERMFIFYRSPWVKRTSVDSLSPEDIDYDYISSAKILHVSGFALSVNPSRKAILDAAMYAKKRGVKVSFDPTLRLDVWRSEKTIKAIYSKVLRLSDIAMFSREEAEFTFGTSEPERAADKALRYGVEIVGIKLGERGAFVKTKDGRKVYAPAFKVKPVDTTGAGDGWNAGLLLGVIKGWDLEKCVKIANAVGAFVVTKHGAITALPYREELNNFLKEHGAGVEI, from the coding sequence ATGCCAAATTTAGACATTGTTGGAATAGGTGAAGTTTTGATCGATTTCATTGCTACAGAGCCTGTATCGTATATTGAGGCTTCGACCTTCAGAAAGTTTTTTGGTGGGGCGCCCATGAATACATTGATTGGAGCGGTGAGGTTGGGTCTAGCTGTTGGAGCCATAACGGTTGTCGGAGATGATCCTTTTGGGTATTTTCTTTTAAAGGAACTTGAAAGAAACGGCGTTGATATATCCCGCGTCAAAGTTAAAAGAGATGTTAGAACAACGCTTGCTTTTGTTGTTAATGATCCGGAAACTGGTGAACGCATGTTCATATTTTACAGAAGCCCTTGGGTTAAAAGAACTTCGGTTGATTCACTATCGCCGGAGGACATCGACTACGATTACATCTCTTCTGCGAAGATTCTTCATGTTTCCGGTTTCGCTCTTTCAGTCAATCCGTCGAGAAAAGCCATTTTAGACGCCGCCATGTATGCTAAAAAGAGGGGAGTTAAAGTTTCATTCGATCCAACTTTAAGGCTCGACGTATGGAGATCCGAAAAAACGATAAAAGCTATCTATAGCAAAGTGCTCAGGCTTTCCGACATAGCGATGTTTTCACGGGAAGAGGCGGAGTTCACGTTTGGGACAAGTGAGCCGGAAAGGGCTGCAGATAAGGCTTTGAGATACGGTGTTGAAATAGTTGGCATAAAGCTTGGCGAGAGAGGGGCCTTTGTGAAAACCAAAGATGGAAGAAAAGTTTATGCTCCAGCCTTCAAGGTTAAACCTGTAGATACTACGGGTGCTGGCGACGGATGGAACGCTGGCCTACTTCTTGGCGTAATTAAAGGATGGGACTTAGAGAAATGTGTTAAAATAGCTAATGCTGTTGGAGCTTTCGTAGTTACGAAACATGGTGCGATAACCGCTCTACCTTACCGAGAAGAACTAAATAATTTTCTCAAGGAGCATGGGGCTGGTGTTGAAATCTAA
- the serS gene encoding serine--tRNA ligase: MIDIRLIREKPDFVKENIKRRNDPEKLKILDELMEIDKKWRMLQTELNNLRRRRNELSVAIAQRKKMNESADQLLLEAEKVQADIKVLEDHVEEYRVKVRSLLMRVPNLLHESVPYGQDENDNVEVRRWGSPPRFDFPPKSHIDIAKNLGLVDEERANKVAGSGFFYFKEELVLLDLAIQRFAIDFLRKRGFILIEPPFMLRRKPYEGCVDLEDFEKVMYKIEGEDLYLIATSEHPIAAMFMDEVLDKSQLPLKFVGVSTNFRKEVGAHGKYTKGFFRMHQFNKVEQFVFCLPEQSWEIHEELQRNCEEMYQMLGLHYRVVNVCTGDIGTVAAKKYDTEVWMVDGKFREIGSNSNCTDYQARRLNIKYRDGPGRPPKGYVHTLNSTALATSRTMMAILEHYQQEDGSVIIPEVLRPYMNNMEKLEAK; the protein is encoded by the coding sequence ATGATAGACATCAGGCTGATAAGAGAGAAACCGGACTTTGTTAAGGAAAACATTAAGCGCAGAAACGATCCTGAAAAACTGAAGATTCTCGACGAACTCATGGAAATCGATAAGAAATGGAGGATGTTGCAAACTGAGCTAAATAATTTGAGGAGGAGGAGAAATGAGCTTAGTGTCGCAATTGCTCAGAGAAAGAAGATGAATGAGAGCGCTGACCAGCTACTTCTTGAGGCCGAAAAGGTTCAGGCGGATATAAAGGTTCTAGAAGACCATGTTGAGGAGTATAGGGTGAAAGTAAGGAGTTTGCTCATGCGGGTGCCAAATTTACTTCACGAGTCAGTTCCATACGGTCAAGATGAAAATGATAATGTCGAGGTAAGACGGTGGGGTTCACCGCCAAGGTTTGATTTTCCGCCTAAAAGCCACATAGATATAGCGAAAAATCTAGGTTTAGTTGATGAGGAGAGAGCTAATAAGGTTGCCGGCTCAGGCTTCTTTTATTTTAAGGAGGAGCTCGTTTTACTTGATCTTGCAATACAGAGGTTCGCCATAGACTTCCTTAGAAAGCGCGGCTTCATATTAATTGAGCCGCCGTTCATGCTCCGTAGAAAACCCTACGAGGGCTGCGTAGATCTAGAGGATTTTGAGAAAGTTATGTATAAGATTGAGGGCGAAGACCTTTATTTGATCGCCACAAGCGAGCATCCGATAGCGGCGATGTTTATGGACGAAGTTCTAGATAAAAGTCAACTGCCACTAAAGTTTGTTGGCGTGAGCACAAACTTTAGAAAGGAGGTGGGGGCGCATGGTAAATATACTAAGGGCTTCTTTAGAATGCATCAATTCAATAAGGTTGAGCAATTCGTCTTCTGTCTCCCGGAGCAGTCTTGGGAAATCCATGAAGAGCTGCAGCGGAACTGTGAAGAAATGTATCAGATGCTCGGTTTACATTATCGTGTAGTAAATGTCTGCACTGGCGATATAGGGACGGTTGCCGCGAAGAAGTACGATACGGAAGTTTGGATGGTTGATGGAAAGTTTAGGGAGATAGGCTCAAACTCAAACTGCACTGATTATCAAGCGAGAAGATTAAACATAAAATACAGGGATGGGCCTGGAAGACCACCCAAAGGATACGTGCATACGCTTAATAGCACCGCTTTAGCGACAAGCCGAACAATGATGGCGATACTAGAGCATTATCAGCAAGAGGATGGGTCTGTCATTATCCCGGAAGTTTTAAGACCGTACATGAATAATATGGAGAAGCTGGAGGCAAAGTAG
- a CDS encoding 30S ribosomal protein S3ae has translation MSKSTRIKDKWRSKKWYTVVAPPYFGSVEIGAIPADEPEKILGRVVEATLYDITEDFAHQYLKTYFQIINVDGKRALTIFKGHEYSRDYLRSLIRRKTTKVDGIFDVITKDGYKLRVAACAFTTTRIKTSQEREIRAIMKKIIEEKAQTLSFDQFVQEAVLGKIASDIYNNAKKVAPLRHVGIRKTKLLSSPGVQIPMVKEISEAEVEADAELSEAKEAEEVEDEKEPSYDEE, from the coding sequence GTGTCAAAGAGCACCCGTATTAAAGATAAGTGGCGTAGTAAAAAATGGTATACTGTAGTTGCTCCACCATATTTTGGGAGCGTTGAAATAGGCGCTATACCAGCAGATGAGCCGGAGAAAATTCTAGGAAGGGTTGTGGAAGCGACGCTATACGATATAACTGAGGATTTTGCCCATCAATATCTGAAGACTTACTTTCAAATCATTAATGTGGATGGTAAAAGAGCGCTGACTATATTTAAGGGACACGAGTATTCAAGAGATTATCTGAGGAGTCTCATCAGAAGGAAGACAACTAAGGTTGACGGAATATTTGACGTGATTACTAAAGACGGCTATAAATTGAGGGTCGCGGCATGCGCCTTCACAACCACTAGGATAAAGACTTCTCAAGAGCGGGAGATACGCGCAATAATGAAGAAGATTATAGAAGAAAAGGCGCAGACATTATCTTTCGATCAGTTTGTGCAGGAGGCTGTCCTTGGTAAAATAGCCTCCGACATATATAACAATGCGAAAAAGGTGGCGCCTCTACGCCACGTAGGCATAAGAAAAACAAAGCTACTCTCAAGTCCGGGGGTCCAAATACCGATGGTTAAAGAGATATCTGAAGCTGAAGTTGAGGCGGATGCTGAGCTAAGCGAAGCTAAAGAAGCCGAAGAAGTTGAGGATGAGAAAGAGCCTTCTTATGATGAGGAGTAA
- a CDS encoding nucleotidyltransferase domain-containing protein — translation MSKEKDFWSSLSRRRVAQEAAFLLYTMQEKEFKQAKERAASILGLRVLPTNLEIAEELDRIADEYEGEERKTRLIRMREEALKIMECLQDFHPKLIGSVWRGTANRNSDIDIVLFAPDESLVIKTLVSGGFKLTRIEMTPTAKDGSGEATHIFLDLPSGDKAEIIVRRLEDMYVEERCEIYGDLKKGLTISQLREVLEKDPLKKFIPKKA, via the coding sequence ATGAGTAAAGAGAAAGACTTCTGGAGCTCCCTGTCGAGGAGGAGAGTCGCGCAAGAAGCTGCCTTCTTACTATATACTATGCAGGAAAAGGAGTTTAAGCAAGCTAAAGAGAGGGCTGCTAGCATACTCGGTTTAAGAGTTCTGCCGACAAACTTGGAGATCGCTGAAGAGTTGGATCGAATAGCTGATGAATATGAAGGAGAAGAAAGGAAAACTCGTTTAATACGGATGAGGGAAGAAGCCCTTAAAATAATGGAGTGCCTTCAAGACTTTCATCCAAAACTTATAGGCAGCGTTTGGAGGGGGACAGCAAACAGGAATAGTGACATAGATATAGTTCTTTTCGCGCCAGATGAAAGCTTAGTTATAAAGACGCTCGTTAGTGGAGGATTTAAGTTAACAAGGATCGAGATGACGCCCACTGCAAAAGATGGAAGCGGCGAAGCCACTCATATTTTTTTAGATTTGCCATCAGGAGACAAAGCTGAAATAATAGTTAGGAGGCTAGAAGACATGTACGTTGAGGAGCGCTGTGAAATTTACGGTGATTTAAAGAAAGGCTTAACGATCTCTCAGCTCAGAGAGGTTCTGGAAAAGGATCCTTTGAAAAAATTCATTCCAAAGAAGGCTTGA
- a CDS encoding DUF2095 family protein has protein sequence MNIDKEQFRKMFPNLAKEMEGEEAKITISSIRLDPQEGEKAVSKRFDGYIPDVIDFLRRCDNEEQAEEIIAYLERRKEITHEYASSLRKQLKEKGVRSFGPKKEEAYYLRQAGYK, from the coding sequence ATGAATATTGACAAAGAACAGTTCAGAAAAATGTTCCCTAATCTCGCCAAAGAAATGGAGGGCGAGGAAGCTAAAATAACGATTTCATCCATAAGGCTGGATCCTCAGGAAGGAGAAAAGGCGGTCTCAAAGAGATTCGATGGTTACATTCCAGATGTAATTGATTTTCTGAGGAGATGCGATAACGAGGAGCAAGCTGAAGAAATAATAGCGTACTTAGAGAGGAGAAAAGAAATAACTCATGAATATGCATCATCTTTAAGGAAGCAGTTAAAAGAGAAGGGTGTTAGAAGCTTTGGCCCAAAGAAAGAGGAAGCCTATTACCTTAGGCAAGCTGGCTATAAGTAA
- a CDS encoding 4Fe-4S dicluster domain-containing protein, whose amino-acid sequence MVKIDIDVEKCTGCGNCVDVCPAGVYELREGKSVAVNVDACLLCRACETQCPNNAITITE is encoded by the coding sequence ATGGTTAAAATAGATATAGATGTTGAGAAGTGCACTGGTTGCGGTAATTGCGTTGATGTCTGCCCTGCAGGAGTCTATGAGCTGAGGGAAGGGAAATCTGTTGCGGTGAATGTTGATGCTTGTCTCCTTTGTAGAGCTTGCGAAACGCAATGCCCAAACAACGCTATAACGATTACTGAGTAG
- a CDS encoding histone deacetylase codes for MKTAIIYSPVYLEHKTGKGHPEKPQRLLAIIRGVTREKQLMDKITFIEPKALELEDLLLAHTEEYVRRVKYICDSGGGLLNDETLLSKESFDVARLAAGGAVGAVEEVFSEKFNNVFVLARPPGHHAGPNYGLGFCVFNNVALAAKHLIEKRGLKRVLILDIDAHHGNGTQDIFYDTDEVLYMSIHEDPTDFPKTGFIWEVGVEEGRGYTVNVPLPYGSSDPAFWKAFKTIISPIAVQYRPQFMLISAGFDGYYRDPISDLSLSAYIYPKIFQVILNLASKLCDGRLVTVLEGGYNLWFLRKVVASCIARMAGLDLKIRDKRPPINLRVQREANKIIEDVRKVQSRYWSL; via the coding sequence ATGAAGACCGCGATAATTTACTCTCCCGTATACCTAGAGCATAAGACTGGTAAAGGTCATCCTGAGAAACCCCAACGCCTACTAGCGATAATAAGGGGCGTAACAAGGGAGAAGCAGCTAATGGACAAAATCACCTTTATTGAACCCAAGGCGCTAGAACTAGAAGATCTGCTGTTGGCGCATACTGAAGAATATGTTAGAAGGGTCAAGTACATTTGTGATTCAGGTGGCGGCCTGCTTAATGACGAAACTTTATTGTCAAAGGAGAGCTTCGACGTCGCAAGGTTGGCCGCTGGTGGAGCAGTCGGGGCTGTAGAGGAAGTTTTTTCGGAAAAATTTAATAATGTTTTCGTTTTAGCTAGGCCGCCTGGCCATCATGCTGGGCCGAATTATGGGCTTGGTTTCTGCGTCTTCAATAATGTTGCTTTAGCTGCGAAGCACCTTATCGAGAAGCGTGGTTTAAAGAGAGTGTTGATTCTGGATATAGATGCTCATCATGGGAATGGGACTCAAGATATTTTTTATGATACGGATGAAGTTCTCTATATGAGTATACATGAGGATCCGACCGATTTTCCTAAAACAGGGTTTATTTGGGAAGTTGGAGTTGAGGAAGGCAGAGGATACACTGTTAATGTTCCACTTCCCTATGGATCTAGCGACCCGGCTTTCTGGAAAGCTTTTAAAACAATAATTTCACCAATAGCTGTACAGTATAGGCCTCAGTTTATGTTGATTTCGGCGGGCTTCGACGGCTATTATAGGGATCCGATATCTGATCTATCGTTATCCGCTTATATTTATCCTAAGATTTTTCAGGTGATCCTCAACTTGGCGAGTAAACTATGTGATGGGAGACTTGTAACCGTCCTTGAGGGAGGATACAATCTTTGGTTTTTAAGAAAAGTTGTTGCTTCCTGCATAGCGAGAATGGCTGGATTAGACTTAAAAATTAGAGATAAACGTCCGCCAATAAATCTAAGGGTTCAGAGGGAAGCAAATAAAATAATTGAAGATGTAAGAAAAGTTCAATCCAGATACTGGTCTCTATGA
- a CDS encoding asparagine synthetase B — MGALAAVVSKHYGRINAASEAIKMLKALKHRGGETYGISTDRVTVITKDFVDLENLTEVKSNVALGYNFSRILPEDAPQPIEHKGCKLSFEGRIFSPQYLGTKDIAGLLERFGEIEEFARNVIGRMDGSFSFAAIKNDKLIIGRDPMGVKPLYFCENERFFALASERKALWTLGASNNSVKSFPPGRLAEITKDGIALKAVRIFEKPKTEKIDENRALERLYSLILKSLKEKTSGLGNLSIGFSGGLDSSIIAALAKEIRVNALLISVGLEGSREIEQAEKAANEIGLPLKAEVYTLVDVEAVLPRVLWLIEEPNALKASIFIPIYWTAEISSKLNNRVMLSGQGSDELFAGYYKYLREFEVSVERVKQSLYEDVLRLHESALEPEEKICSFHGIDVRFPYIDYDLASFALSLPITFKIVSQGDPLRKRILRQLAKRIGLSADIYLKPKKAIQYGTGVSRALRKIARKRGLTMQSFINKVFSEIRWAQ; from the coding sequence ATGGGAGCCCTAGCAGCGGTTGTCTCTAAACATTATGGAAGAATCAACGCGGCTTCAGAAGCCATAAAAATGCTTAAAGCGCTTAAGCACAGAGGTGGGGAGACTTACGGGATATCTACCGACAGAGTGACAGTTATCACAAAAGATTTTGTTGATCTGGAGAATTTGACGGAGGTTAAATCGAACGTAGCATTAGGTTATAATTTTAGTCGTATACTTCCAGAAGATGCCCCGCAGCCTATTGAGCATAAAGGCTGCAAATTATCTTTTGAGGGAAGAATATTCTCCCCCCAATATTTGGGGACAAAAGATATTGCTGGTTTATTGGAGCGGTTCGGTGAGATTGAAGAGTTTGCGAGAAATGTTATTGGGAGAATGGACGGTTCGTTCTCGTTTGCCGCCATTAAAAACGATAAACTTATCATTGGAAGAGATCCTATGGGAGTAAAACCGCTCTATTTTTGCGAAAACGAGAGATTTTTTGCCCTAGCTTCAGAGCGAAAAGCATTATGGACTCTTGGAGCAAGCAACAATAGTGTAAAGTCTTTTCCACCCGGAAGACTAGCGGAGATAACAAAGGACGGTATAGCATTAAAGGCAGTTAGGATTTTTGAAAAACCTAAAACGGAGAAGATTGATGAGAACAGGGCTCTAGAGAGACTTTACAGTTTGATTTTAAAGTCTCTCAAGGAGAAGACGAGTGGTTTAGGGAATCTTTCAATAGGGTTTTCCGGAGGCTTAGATAGCAGCATAATAGCCGCGCTAGCAAAAGAGATCAGGGTAAACGCCCTTTTAATATCTGTTGGGCTAGAAGGTTCAAGGGAGATAGAGCAAGCCGAGAAAGCCGCCAATGAGATTGGCTTACCACTTAAAGCTGAAGTCTATACGCTTGTGGATGTGGAAGCAGTTTTACCTAGAGTTTTATGGTTGATTGAGGAGCCCAATGCTTTAAAGGCATCGATCTTCATTCCAATATATTGGACCGCTGAAATATCTTCTAAATTAAATAATCGAGTTATGCTTTCCGGGCAGGGAAGCGATGAGCTATTTGCAGGCTACTATAAATACCTGAGGGAATTTGAAGTTTCAGTAGAAAGAGTGAAGCAGTCTTTATACGAGGACGTGTTGAGATTGCATGAAAGCGCTCTGGAACCAGAGGAAAAGATATGTTCATTTCACGGGATAGACGTCAGATTTCCATACATAGATTATGATTTGGCATCCTTCGCTTTAAGTCTACCAATAACATTCAAGATAGTGTCCCAAGGAGACCCGTTAAGAAAGAGAATACTGAGACAGCTCGCTAAACGGATCGGCTTATCAGCAGATATATACCTTAAACCTAAAAAAGCCATTCAGTATGGGACTGGTGTAAGCCGGGCATTAAGGAAGATTGCGAGAAAAAGAGGATTAACTATGCAATCATTTATTAATAAAGTATTTAGCGAAATAAGGTGGGCGCAATGA
- the purB gene encoding adenylosuccinate lyase gives MPILPIDTGRYGTPEMLRIFEEENYIQKMLDVEAALAWAQSEVGEIPKEAAEKIMEMASTKYVKVSRIKEIEKEIRHDVMALVKALAEVCGPSGAYVHLGITSYDVVDTARALQLKEALEVIEHRLNDLELVLLNLSDRYKNTVMMGRTHGQHALPITFGFKMAGWLREISRYIQRLRESKKRILVGKITGAVGTQAGLGSNAMKIQELVMRRLGLQPAGITTQIISRDIHAELICLLAMLASTLDKFATEIRELQRTEIAEVFEPFERGRQVGSSTMPHKRNPEICERICGLAKVVRSLVIPALENIPTWHERDLTQSSAERFIIPEACILVDYMLSLMIWVLSSLEVDERKMLENIGLTQGRALSEAVMIVLTRKGMSRQEAHELLRRMAIKSASEKIPFREVLLNNEEIRKLLTEEEIDEALDPKNYLGTAIKQIELAIEKTIQERRERGLIK, from the coding sequence ATGCCGATTTTACCTATCGATACCGGACGCTACGGCACCCCGGAGATGCTCAGAATCTTTGAGGAAGAAAATTATATCCAAAAGATGCTTGATGTTGAAGCCGCTTTAGCGTGGGCTCAAAGTGAGGTTGGTGAAATCCCGAAAGAAGCCGCTGAGAAAATAATGGAAATGGCATCGACAAAATATGTTAAGGTGAGTCGAATAAAAGAAATTGAGAAAGAAATCAGGCATGATGTTATGGCTCTCGTTAAAGCCTTGGCTGAGGTTTGCGGTCCAAGTGGCGCATATGTGCATCTCGGCATAACAAGCTACGATGTTGTCGACACGGCTAGAGCCCTGCAACTTAAAGAAGCATTAGAGGTAATTGAACACCGCCTTAATGATCTAGAGCTAGTCCTGCTTAACTTATCTGATCGCTACAAGAATACGGTAATGATGGGGCGCACCCACGGTCAGCATGCGTTGCCAATAACATTTGGATTCAAAATGGCGGGCTGGTTGCGTGAAATATCAAGATATATTCAAAGGTTAAGGGAGAGTAAAAAACGCATTTTAGTTGGTAAGATAACTGGTGCTGTTGGTACTCAAGCCGGGCTCGGCTCAAACGCCATGAAGATACAGGAGCTTGTTATGAGAAGGCTTGGGCTTCAGCCAGCGGGCATCACGACGCAGATTATATCGCGTGATATACATGCTGAATTAATATGCCTATTAGCTATGCTGGCCTCAACATTAGACAAGTTTGCCACAGAAATAAGGGAATTACAAAGGACCGAGATAGCTGAAGTTTTTGAGCCATTTGAGAGGGGGAGACAAGTTGGCAGTTCAACAATGCCTCATAAGCGTAATCCGGAGATATGCGAAAGAATATGCGGTTTAGCAAAGGTCGTTAGAAGCCTTGTTATACCAGCTTTAGAAAATATTCCAACATGGCATGAGAGGGATTTAACGCAGTCGTCAGCTGAAAGATTCATTATACCCGAGGCATGTATTCTAGTGGACTACATGCTAAGTTTAATGATTTGGGTTCTATCAAGTCTTGAAGTCGACGAAAGGAAGATGCTTGAAAATATAGGTTTAACTCAGGGTAGAGCGCTATCAGAGGCGGTCATGATAGTCCTTACGAGAAAAGGGATGAGTAGGCAGGAGGCGCATGAACTTTTAAGGAGAATGGCTATTAAAAGCGCGTCTGAGAAAATACCTTTCAGAGAAGTCCTCTTAAATAACGAGGAGATCAGAAAACTTTTGACAGAGGAGGAAATAGATGAAGCTCTGGATCCGAAAAACTATCTTGGCACAGCTATTAAGCAGATCGAATTAGCTATAGAAAAAACAATTCAAGAGAGACGTGAAAGAGGATTAATAAAATAA